A single Carnobacterium alterfunditum DSM 5972 DNA region contains:
- the rpsS gene encoding 30S ribosomal protein S19, producing MGRSLKKGPFVDEHLMKKMNALAESGKKSVVKTWSRRSTIFPSFIGYTIAVYDGRKHVPVYIQEDMVGHKLGEFAPTRTYRGHTADDKKTKR from the coding sequence ATGGGTCGTAGTCTTAAAAAAGGACCTTTTGTCGATGAACACTTAATGAAAAAAATGAATGCACTGGCTGAAAGCGGAAAGAAATCTGTCGTTAAAACTTGGTCACGTCGTTCAACAATTTTCCCGAGTTTCATTGGTTACACAATCGCAGTCTATGATGGTCGTAAACATGTACCAGTTTATATTCAAGAAGACATGGTCGGACACAAATTAGGTGAATTTGCACCAACAAGAACATACCGCGGTCACACTGCGGATGATAAAAAAACTAAACGTTAA
- the rplC gene encoding 50S ribosomal protein L3 gives MTKGILGKKVGMTQVFTESGELIPVTVIEATPNVVLQVKTVETDGYEAVQLGYQEKREVLSNKPAMGHVAKANATPKRFIREFNDVELSEYEVGQEVKVDTFKAGDIVNVTGTTKGKGFQGVIKRHGHSRGPMSHGSRHHRRPGSMGPVDPNRVFKRTLLPGRMGGNRVTIKNLEVVRVDVENNVLLIKGNVPGSKKSLIQIKSAFQKAK, from the coding sequence ATGACCAAAGGAATCTTAGGAAAAAAAGTAGGAATGACGCAAGTCTTCACTGAATCAGGTGAATTAATCCCAGTAACTGTAATCGAAGCAACTCCAAACGTTGTTTTACAAGTTAAAACAGTCGAAACGGACGGTTACGAAGCAGTTCAATTGGGTTACCAAGAGAAACGTGAAGTATTGTCTAATAAACCTGCAATGGGTCATGTAGCAAAAGCAAATGCTACTCCTAAGCGCTTCATTCGTGAATTTAACGATGTTGAGCTTAGTGAATATGAAGTAGGACAAGAAGTGAAAGTTGATACTTTCAAAGCTGGAGACATCGTTAATGTAACGGGGACTACCAAAGGTAAAGGATTCCAAGGTGTTATCAAACGCCACGGACATAGTCGTGGACCAATGTCCCACGGATCCCGTCACCACCGTCGTCCAGGGTCAATGGGTCCTGTAGATCCTAACCGTGTGTTCAAACGCACATTACTACCAGGTCGTATGGGCGGAAATCGCGTAACTATCAAGAATCTTGAAGTTGTTCGTGTTGACGTTGAAAATAATGTACTTCTTATTAAAGGGAATGTACCTGGGTCTAAAAAATCCTTAATCCAAATTAAATCAGCTTTTCAAAAAGCTAAATAA
- the rplD gene encoding 50S ribosomal protein L4 encodes MPNVALFKQDGTQNGEVTLNDAIFGIEPNENVVFDAIIMQRASLRQGNHSVKNRSAVRGGGRKPWAQKGTGRARQGSIRSPQWRGGGIVFGPTPRSYSYKLPKKVRRLAIKSVLSTKVISGDLIVVDALNFDAPKTKEFAQVLKNLNVNSKAFIVVENDNDFATLSARNLPGVKIVAFDNVTVLDVVAHEKLILTQTALTKLEEVLQ; translated from the coding sequence ATGCCAAACGTAGCCTTATTTAAACAAGATGGTACTCAAAATGGCGAAGTAACTTTAAACGACGCTATTTTCGGTATCGAACCAAACGAAAATGTTGTTTTTGATGCAATCATCATGCAACGTGCTTCATTACGCCAAGGAAATCATTCAGTAAAAAACCGCAGTGCAGTACGCGGTGGTGGACGTAAACCGTGGGCTCAAAAAGGAACTGGTCGTGCTCGTCAAGGGTCAATCAGATCTCCACAATGGCGCGGTGGTGGAATTGTCTTCGGACCAACTCCACGTTCATACAGCTACAAACTTCCAAAAAAAGTTCGTCGCTTAGCAATTAAATCTGTTCTTTCTACTAAAGTAATAAGTGGAGATTTAATCGTTGTTGACGCATTGAACTTTGACGCACCAAAAACTAAAGAGTTTGCACAAGTGTTAAAAAATCTAAACGTTAATTCTAAAGCATTTATTGTAGTAGAAAACGACAATGATTTCGCAACATTATCTGCTCGTAACCTTCCAGGAGTTAAAATTGTAGCTTTTGATAACGTTACTGTGTTAGATGTTGTAGCGCATGAAAAATTGATTTTGACACAGACTGCTCTAACTAAGCTAGAGGAGGTTCTTCAATAA
- the rplV gene encoding 50S ribosomal protein L22, giving the protein MAEQITEAKATAKTVRIAARKVRLVVDLIRGKSIGEAISILKFTPRGASPAIEKVLMSAIANAEHNYDLDVENLVVSEAYVNEGPTMKRFRPRAKGSAAPILKRTSHITVVVSEKKEG; this is encoded by the coding sequence ATGGCAGAACAAATTACAGAAGCTAAGGCAACTGCAAAAACTGTTCGCATTGCAGCTCGTAAAGTTCGTTTAGTTGTCGATCTTATTAGAGGGAAGAGCATCGGGGAGGCAATTTCAATTTTGAAATTCACTCCACGCGGTGCTTCACCAGCAATCGAAAAAGTTTTGATGTCAGCAATTGCTAACGCAGAACATAACTACGATTTAGACGTAGAAAACTTGGTAGTAAGCGAAGCTTATGTTAACGAAGGACCAACGATGAAACGTTTCCGTCCACGTGCAAAAGGTTCAGCTGCTCCAATCTTGAAACGCACAAGCCACATTACAGTTGTGGTATCTGAAAAAAAGGAGGGGTAA
- the rplB gene encoding 50S ribosomal protein L2, which produces MGIKKYKPTTNGRRNMTGSDFAEITSTTPEKTLLEPNRRKAGRNNAGKIMVRHRGGGHKRNYRVIDFKRNKDGIVGIIKTIEYDPNRTANIALVQYVDGVKTYIIAPKGIQVGQQIISGDTTDIKVGNTLMLDNIPAGTVIHNIEMKPGKGGQLIRSAGTSAQVLGKEGKYVMIRLNSSEVRLILGTCRATIGSVGNEQHELINIGKAGRSRWLGKRPTVRGSVMNPNDHPHGGGEGKAPIGHVGPMTPWGKPALGYKTRNKKSQSSKFITRRRKTK; this is translated from the coding sequence GTGGGAATCAAAAAGTATAAACCAACCACAAACGGCCGTCGTAATATGACTGGTTCTGATTTCGCAGAAATCACTTCAACAACGCCTGAAAAGACATTGTTAGAACCAAACAGAAGAAAAGCCGGTCGTAATAATGCTGGTAAAATTATGGTACGTCACCGTGGTGGTGGACATAAACGTAATTACCGTGTAATTGACTTTAAACGTAATAAAGACGGTATCGTTGGTATCATCAAAACTATTGAATACGATCCAAATCGTACAGCAAATATCGCATTAGTACAATATGTCGATGGTGTTAAAACTTACATCATTGCTCCTAAAGGAATTCAAGTAGGACAACAAATCATTTCAGGAGATACTACAGATATCAAAGTTGGAAATACTCTTATGTTAGATAACATTCCTGCTGGTACTGTGATCCATAATATTGAAATGAAACCTGGAAAAGGTGGACAATTGATTCGTTCTGCTGGAACTAGCGCGCAAGTGTTAGGTAAAGAAGGCAAATACGTAATGATCCGCTTAAATTCAAGTGAAGTTCGTTTGATTTTAGGAACTTGTCGCGCAACAATCGGTTCAGTTGGTAATGAACAACATGAATTGATCAATATTGGTAAAGCCGGACGTTCTCGCTGGTTAGGCAAACGCCCAACTGTTCGTGGATCTGTAATGAACCCGAACGATCACCCACACGGTGGTGGTGAAGGTAAAGCTCCTATCGGACATGTTGGTCCAATGACTCCTTGGGGTAAACCTGCTCTTGGATATAAAACACGTAATAAAAAATCTCAATCAAGTAAATTTATCACTCGTCGTCGTAAAACAAAATAA
- the rplW gene encoding 50S ribosomal protein L23 — MDVRDVILRPIITEAAMAAQDNKKFTFEVDVRANKTQVKQAIEEIFDVKVSNVNIMNVRGKLKRMGKHTGYTKKRRKAIVTLTADSKEIVLFEA, encoded by the coding sequence ATGGATGTACGTGACGTAATCTTGCGCCCAATTATCACTGAAGCAGCAATGGCTGCTCAAGATAATAAAAAATTCACTTTCGAAGTGGATGTTCGCGCAAACAAAACTCAAGTAAAACAAGCGATTGAAGAAATTTTTGACGTAAAAGTTTCAAATGTTAACATCATGAACGTACGTGGAAAATTAAAACGTATGGGTAAACATACTGGATACACAAAAAAACGTCGTAAAGCAATCGTAACTTTAACAGCTGATTCAAAAGAAATCGTTTTATTTGAAGCTTAA